The proteins below come from a single Caulobacter segnis ATCC 21756 genomic window:
- a CDS encoding response regulator, producing the protein MGWLSDTWSDTRLDEVAADTYRLTPSRLVSAAVAAVIVGLGLGATIAAGWLVSLLAGEGLAYLVTRRFRSGRTGTARLRALFIWASVPINASWAALAALLWLQGHGDTRLGAVAIWCGQLIYTQNFRHQSAPLLVLNGLAPMVSLIVFPFFFLPGDELETLTARWGLFLLVATTINVMLLNRAAARRMDDLTRDLRQEREKALEAARAKSTFIAVASHELRTPMNGLLGMAHALGRSDLSAAQREQVDLMIRSGDSLMHLLNDVLDLSRIETGRVELAPADIALPRVMTEVVNAWRDAAAFKGLSLSIDFAPDLPAAIHADDLRIRQVMTNLVSNAIKFTAEGGVAIEVGATTAPDGRRMIAITVADSGPGVPDHARERVFDSFTQADETVSRDYGGAGLGLSIARALARRMGGDLVLAPSRMGARFLFTFEAVETVPVRERADDTPPEAPALDQLRVLMAEDNAVNQLVVRAMLEPIGVALTVVENGQEALKALGEGRYDCVLMDINMPVMDGVTALEAIRAGRVGPSPPPIIALTASAMAGDRERFLEMGFDDHLGKPIRPADLVTAIAAAASGASAGGRLRGAA; encoded by the coding sequence TTGGGCTGGCTTAGCGATACATGGTCCGACACGCGGTTGGACGAGGTCGCGGCCGACACCTACCGGTTGACGCCTTCGCGCTTGGTGTCCGCGGCCGTGGCGGCGGTGATCGTCGGCTTGGGCCTAGGAGCCACGATCGCGGCCGGCTGGCTGGTCAGCCTGCTGGCCGGCGAGGGGCTGGCCTATCTGGTCACGCGCCGCTTCAGGTCGGGCCGCACAGGCACGGCGCGGCTGCGGGCCCTGTTCATATGGGCCTCCGTGCCGATCAACGCCAGCTGGGCCGCCCTGGCCGCCCTGCTCTGGCTGCAAGGTCATGGCGACACGCGCCTTGGGGCGGTGGCGATCTGGTGCGGCCAGCTGATCTACACCCAGAACTTCCGCCACCAGTCGGCGCCGCTGCTGGTGCTGAACGGCCTGGCGCCGATGGTCAGCCTGATCGTCTTTCCGTTCTTCTTCCTGCCGGGCGATGAGCTGGAGACCCTCACCGCCCGCTGGGGCCTGTTTCTGCTGGTGGCGACCACGATCAACGTCATGCTGCTGAACCGCGCGGCCGCCCGGCGGATGGACGACCTGACCCGCGACCTGCGCCAGGAGCGGGAGAAGGCCCTGGAGGCCGCCCGCGCCAAGTCGACCTTCATCGCCGTCGCCAGCCACGAGCTGCGCACCCCGATGAACGGCCTCCTGGGCATGGCTCACGCCCTGGGGCGCTCGGACCTCTCCGCCGCTCAGCGCGAGCAGGTCGACCTGATGATTCGGTCGGGCGACAGCCTGATGCACCTGCTCAACGACGTGCTGGACCTGTCGCGGATCGAGACCGGTCGGGTCGAGCTGGCGCCGGCCGACATCGCGCTGCCACGGGTCATGACCGAGGTCGTCAACGCCTGGCGCGACGCGGCCGCGTTCAAGGGCCTGTCGCTGAGCATCGATTTCGCGCCGGACTTGCCGGCGGCGATCCACGCCGACGATCTTCGCATCCGTCAGGTGATGACCAATCTGGTGTCCAACGCCATCAAGTTCACGGCCGAGGGCGGCGTGGCGATCGAGGTCGGCGCGACCACGGCGCCGGACGGCCGGCGGATGATCGCGATCACCGTCGCCGACAGCGGTCCGGGCGTGCCCGACCATGCTCGCGAGCGGGTCTTCGACAGCTTCACCCAGGCCGACGAGACCGTCTCGCGCGACTACGGCGGAGCGGGTCTGGGGCTCAGCATCGCCCGGGCCCTGGCGCGGCGGATGGGTGGCGACCTGGTCCTGGCGCCGAGCCGCATGGGCGCGCGGTTCCTCTTCACCTTCGAGGCGGTCGAGACCGTTCCGGTCCGGGAGCGGGCTGACGACACGCCTCCGGAGGCGCCGGCCCTGGATCAGCTGCGGGTGCTGATGGCCGAGGACAACGCCGTCAACCAGCTGGTCGTGCGCGCCATGCTGGAGCCGATCGGCGTCGCCCTGACCGTGGTCGAAAACGGCCAGGAGGCGCTGAAGGCCCTCGGCGAAGGGCGCTACGACTGCGTGCTGATGGACATCAACATGCCGGTGATGGACGGCGTCACCGCGCTGGAGGCGATCCGCGCCGGACGGGTCGGTCCGAGCCCGCCGCCGATCATCGCGCTGACCGCCTCGGCCATGGCCGGGGATCGCGAGCGTTTCCTGGAGATGGGCTTCGACGACCACCTGGGCAAGCCGATCCGTCCCGCCGACCTGGTCACGGCCATCGCCGCGGCGGCCAGCGGGGCGTCGGCCGGCGGACGGTTGAGGGGCGCGGCCTGA
- a CDS encoding serine hydrolase domain-containing protein: MNRPLIRLCLAAALMASTSAMAAPDVSRRIEAVTSGLRPAVSIKGSPAKRALADEMAALKVPGVSIAVIHNGKIDWARGFGITQKDGAPVTAETLFQAGSVSKPVAAVAALRLVQDGKLSLDGDVNATLKSWTLPPSAFTASKPVTLRALLSHTAGTTVHGFAGYAAGEAVPTLPQVLSGAAPANSKPVIVDQPVGEAYRYSGGGYSIAQQMMVDATGQSFPALVRERVFKPMGMAHSTEDQPLDAARLAQVAWPHDAQGVPIPGGPHTYPEMAAAGLWTTAEDLARFVIDLQHSAQGRADGVLSPEMAKTMLTPVKGGYGLGLNIGGAGAQKYFAHDGSNAGYKATLVGYPGGDGVVVMTNGDQGYQLGEEVVRAVAAEYGWPDYRPVEREVAKVAIADQARFAGTFTIKGPGDFEIRRDGDRLVAEIWKGVVDPLYPASASEFFILSQDLRLVFSDPDHGTVTLGSFSAPFERKAKP, translated from the coding sequence ATGAACCGACCTCTGATCCGCCTCTGCCTGGCCGCGGCGTTGATGGCCTCGACAAGCGCCATGGCCGCGCCGGATGTGTCGCGCCGGATCGAGGCGGTGACCTCGGGCCTGAGACCGGCGGTGTCGATCAAGGGATCGCCGGCCAAGCGCGCCCTGGCCGACGAAATGGCGGCCCTGAAGGTGCCGGGCGTCAGCATCGCCGTGATCCACAATGGCAAGATCGATTGGGCGCGCGGGTTCGGGATCACCCAAAAGGACGGCGCGCCGGTGACGGCCGAGACGCTTTTCCAGGCGGGCTCGGTCAGCAAGCCGGTCGCCGCCGTGGCCGCGCTGCGCCTCGTCCAGGACGGCAAGCTGTCGCTGGACGGCGACGTCAACGCGACGCTGAAATCCTGGACCCTGCCGCCCAGCGCCTTCACCGCGAGCAAGCCCGTGACCCTGCGGGCGCTGCTGTCGCACACGGCCGGGACGACGGTGCACGGCTTCGCCGGCTACGCCGCGGGCGAGGCGGTTCCCACCCTGCCCCAGGTGCTGAGCGGCGCCGCGCCCGCCAATTCCAAGCCCGTGATCGTCGACCAGCCGGTCGGCGAGGCCTACCGCTATTCAGGCGGCGGCTATTCGATCGCCCAGCAGATGATGGTCGACGCCACGGGCCAGTCCTTCCCCGCCTTGGTACGCGAGCGCGTCTTCAAGCCCATGGGCATGGCTCACAGCACCGAGGACCAGCCGCTGGACGCCGCGCGTCTCGCCCAGGTCGCCTGGCCCCACGACGCCCAGGGCGTCCCCATCCCCGGCGGGCCGCATACCTATCCGGAGATGGCCGCCGCCGGCCTCTGGACCACCGCCGAGGACCTGGCTCGGTTCGTGATCGACCTGCAGCATTCGGCCCAGGGACGCGCCGACGGCGTGCTGTCGCCCGAGATGGCCAAGACCATGCTGACCCCGGTCAAGGGCGGCTATGGCCTTGGCCTGAACATCGGCGGCGCGGGGGCCCAGAAGTACTTCGCTCACGACGGCTCCAATGCCGGCTACAAGGCCACCCTGGTCGGCTATCCCGGCGGCGACGGCGTGGTGGTGATGACCAACGGCGACCAGGGTTATCAGCTGGGCGAGGAGGTCGTCCGCGCGGTGGCCGCCGAATACGGCTGGCCCGACTACCGCCCGGTCGAACGCGAGGTCGCCAAGGTCGCGATCGCCGACCAGGCGCGGTTCGCGGGGACCTTCACGATCAAGGGGCCGGGCGACTTCGAGATCCGCCGCGACGGCGACCGCCTGGTGGCGGAGATCTGGAAGGGCGTGGTCGATCCGCTCTATCCGGCCTCGGCGAGCGAGTTCTTCATCCTGTCGCAGGACCTGCGGCTGGTGTTCAGCGACCCCGACCACGGCACGGTGACGCTGGGGTCCTTCAGCGCGCCCTTCGAGCGCAAGGCCAAGCCTTGA